The DNA window AATTCGAGAACAATGTGATGGAAATTaagattattataatattattagtaACAGAACCAAGAAGATAAGGCTTAAGATTTGCTGATTTAGAAGAAGAGTCAAAAGAACATGAGTTGACAACACCTGAAACAGGAGAGATCTTCTGAAACTACTACTTACACTTCAAGATTCAATCCAAGTGACTAATTCAATACTATTGAATagtatttcttttaaaaacttaagttttttcttttgatCTCTGATCTGATTTGCCTCCTTCACATTTCAGCACTTTTTTTACACCATTTACTAAAtattattactatatttatttatctattattGTTCTTAGCCTGATGCTTGTttcctttaaattttagcagtgTGGCCAAAACCCTCGAGAGGTACAGGCAGTATTGCTATTCTTCAAAAAACGTGAATAATAATGTCGAGGATGAAACACAGGTTTGCTTTATGTCCAATTATCAATTATGCAGTACGCATCAAATGGTTGATAAATACTTCATTTCCGTGTGAAAAAGATGCAACTTTTTCTAGGGttaagtataaattaaattatgaattctAATGTGTTTTGCAATTATAAAACAGcgtttaaattttaacaatatcAAACATAAACTATTAACTTTTGTGCAATTCAATCCACCaaataattttagataaaaatttacTAATGTGGACAtccatatttttatatatcgTTCCGACATTCACTTGAATACTTTTATATTGGAAAACTACTAAATATTCCGAATTGAAAAAAAGGAGTTCGCATTTGAAAGATTTGAAGTTTGAGTCGTAATTGCGAACACTCGGAAAATCGATGGgggttttgaattttaaaaaattaatagtttgtgTATAATACTATAAAGATTTAAAGTTTGAGTTTTAATTGAAAAACACATTtacaatcaaattttattttatgataaatccTAGTTTTTATTGCATCTTAATGCATTAACTTACCatctttttatgaattaaatgcaGAATCTGCTCCAAGAAATTACAAGGTTGAAGACAGAATCTGAGTCTCTTCAACGTTCTCAAAGGTAATCTTTTTTGAAGCAATACTTGGTGATAATTACAAATAGAAATATGCTGATcttttttcaaacatatatatcacTCTCTGCTAGGCATTTTCTTGGAGAAGAACTTGGACCGCTTAGTGTAAAAGAGTTgcaaaagattgaaaaaaagttGGATAAGACTCTCTCACAGGCCCGTGAAAGGAAGGTATACATTATTGGATTCCTTCTCAAATTAATATCGAATTTGAGTTTGTGTTTTGCTGGTGTTATGAGAtagacgtgtcataatgtgatcggctagtttacggatgacgtggtattTTGAGTCTACCTAAAATCCTCTCGAGATAGAATTAGTGGCTAATTACAAACAGTGCTagaattaagatttttttcagtccaaactaaattttatttgacaTCTTTCAATATCTCTTTTTAATCATGGcttcactataaattttatttttcttattttaaattttttgatggCAGCCCTAAACTAGAACCTACAGAAGATTGCATATGGCTcttcttaaatttaaaatccttctatttaattttctCAAGTTCATTTAGATGGatgatatttaattaaattttaaaatataataattttttatcattttattttggtGTGATCCATTTAAATGGACttgaaaaaaatagagaaaattttACATTTGAGGGAAGCCATTCCTATTATAAGCTACCCATTAATAAGTTGATGTTCAATTTGCCATCAGGATAActgaaattaatattatatactagggtaaattaggataaatactccattttcaaaaataattagatttcatacctcaataaaaaaaagataaagaaaatacctcaccttttattgtttttatttttttactctagtagatgtttatattataattatacctaatttttattattattttactctagtcataatttttttactctcaAATGACAACtgtcattattttcttttctctctcctctctcctctcttctctttcttttttttcttcttcttcttttcttctctgtTTGGCTTTTCTtcgccatttttcttcttcttcttctttatttcttctcttcttcttcgccGTTCCTCCAACGGTCATTGTCGCTCCGCCATCACTcgtcgtcgctccgccatcaCTCAACCGTCGCTCCGCCattcttttcatatttgattttagtttttcttaaattcgtggtgattattacgatttatattaacttttatatctaaataaattactctttgattttctcaattttagatctaaaaatctgcatgaaaacgattttatgatgaaaaaaaacgatttttgacacaaaaaacagcatctgattatcatatgagtatcactgcattatcataatattatcataacactgtagaaaaaatgatttttttttaaaagataatgtctgattatcatatgagtatcactatattatcatgttgttattataacactgcaagaaaaaaatgattttctggagaaaataatatttgattatcatatcgttatcataatattatcatgtcattatcataatattatcatatgataccgagatgataatatttatggtaactagatgataatgttatgataatatatatgattatgttatgataaaacaatgtctgattatcatgtcagtatcactacattatcatgtcgttatcactacattatcatgttgttatcactacattatcatgtcgttatcataacactgcagtatataattagatgataatgaagtatgataaggttatgataattgtatgataacctatgaaaaaaataaactacaTAAGTgtttatgataaccagatgataacggagtaaaatcataaatattttaatacccagagtaaaaacataaatctggaaaaaacatgaggtattttcttataacttttccgtgttgaggtataaaatgtaaatatttttatttttggagtaaatacctAAACTTCCCTATATACTAATGGGATTGTTGTGCTTACTATCATATCTTTTtggtaaaaaatttatttatccataattttaacatttttatcaattgtattatgatttttaaattttgtcagtttgttctataattttttaaatttttaccaaATATACTCACGATTTATTTTGAGTTGACATGACACGAAGTTGTGTATGCCACATAGAATAATTTTGATCGATATAGAGGAATTGTGTCACATTATTAGCTCAAAATAAGTCATATAGAGTATATATTTGAAAAAGATCGAAAAAAATGGACCAAACTAACATGATTTAAAAATGGTAACATATTCAacaaataaaatactaaaattgtaGATAGATAGGTTCATTTTGCTTATCTTTTAAACGAAACAATTATCAACTTCATATCAAATACAGTCAAAACATAATACGTTCATAAAGTGTTTCATATGTTCATTTTCTACTATTAATGCAGACACAAATGCTATTGGAAAAACTAGAAGAATTACGTCAACAGGTAAATATGTAGGGTTTTCAtcattaaatttggtgaaatttCCATAAAGTTTTcttgatttattttatgttttgaatGTCATGCAGTCTATGCCAGCATTGATTTAACGGATAGATGTCTAAACTTTCCACTTTTAGAATGAGATGGATTAATTTGAACTATATAATGTTAGGTGTCCGGTTAAATGTTTGTAcagtttttttgataattggggaggagaGAGTGCTTGTGGGAATATCTGAAACTCACGATCTAACAGTTTTGTAGTCTAgcatttataccatttgagctataattCATCGGTACCGAACTATAGGTCTAAAGCCTTTTAAAAACTGGCTAccattcatttattttattttgataattgaattttcatttttatatcaatgaaattttttatagcaatttacgTCAAAAATTGTTTATATGGCAATAGAAATTCGTGTGGTTATCCAATGTGAGTGTTGcaatttttggtttaaaatatttcgcccTTTCTTTCTTAGACCTCAAATGTTGCTCAGACTTTATAAATTTCCATGGCAGGAGAATGATCTTGACGAGGAAAATAAACAGCTCAAGAATAAGGTTTAATTATTTCACTTAATTATATCTATTAACCTTTATGATAACTTAATCATTAATTTTGGTGCTTATACTTTTCAAGTTTGTTAATCAACTCTTGAATTTGTCAGCTGgaagaagaaaaatgtttaGAAGCTACTCCTGTTGCAGGAGAGCCAAGCAAGGCAGCAGCAAACAAATACACCAGGGTGCATCCTTCAGAACCTACTCATTTTGGACAGCAGCCCAATCTGCAGATGGGGTATACATTTTGTTTCTTTAACTCCACAACTTTCGGATTCAATCCGCTTACATAAATGCAGCGACAGAGCCAAAATTTCAATATTGAAAGGGccaaattacaatatatattacataaaggaggccatattaaaaattagaggGTCAAATtgtataaaacataaaaaaagattgatgctattttaatttttttataaagttggAGGGGGCAATGTCTCATGCCTTCCCCTCCCTCCGTCGTTGCATAAATGCTcgaaacataattttttttttaaaaaaaacagtaaattACAATTGTAATATTTCAGAAGCTTTCAAAAGGTTTTCAAAACCATTGAAAAATagaattttgtaaacatttgattttaggGTTCAATAGAGTATAAGTTTGACAATGTACATGCACTTGCTATATAGaagtaaaatgaaattaatagaGTTTTGTTTGAAACAGGTACCATCCATTCATTCCAGCAGGGAATATAGCTGGTGGGAGTGAAGCTGCTCCGGAATGGCTTGGTTGGACTTCCTATTCTTAAACAGTAACTATATATTGGCAAAAGGGTTTCATATATCCTTAACTTTAATCTTTTAacagataaataaaaaagttagacATTTCAATCCGTCAATTTGGTTTATAGTGATAATTTTATTCAAACACCCAATTCAATCAAAATTATGAAAGTTTTCTTTCATAAATGAACCAATTAATTTAAGTAAAGTTAGGTAAACAATCCACGTCTGACCGGATATGTTATGAATGTGTTGCGATCCCAATTGATATAGTTACGGactaatttgtcaatttttttaaaaatatatatttgttgAACCAgttaaaattatactaatatataaaattatttagccttgtatatttaataatttgagatTCATtggtaattgatttttaataatttcaattttaatgtgTTCTTCTATTATATTCTAAGCCTTGTTTGTGATAATTCAAACTTGCATGTTACaggtttttattgatttaaattttttacgatGATTCAtacttgtattttttaaatttttaatgaattaaaaaaattatatagttacAACACATGTATATCACCATTTAAGGTTTATAAGATTTTTACTTGTACAGACGTTCTCCTGTACGTTAGATTATCCTAACTATTTCTACAACATCtctcatttgattttttttaagacaccacttgtaattatttttcaaagCCAAACTATTTTTAAGatccaaatatttatattttttttattaatacgattaaatttttataattatatctaatttaatttttttaattataatcaaaacttcaaattaattttttaatttttttatcaattgcaaccaaatgtttatattagttttttttttctaaaattagacaacattttaaaattttagtcgtaattgataaagtatgtaaaaatttaaattttaaaaataaactcaaAATTATAGATacaattataactttttttaagttagacatatttataaaaaaaaattaaaaaaaattataatgaatttaGATTAGGTTTAGTTCATGAAATAGGTGCGGAATCGGATTATTATTCcgtatttttattttggtttctAAAATAGCCAAATCATGAAATTATTATTCTTCTATaatcttataaaataaattttcttttttaaaactaaataataagtatttgattatttataaaataattattctgtTCCATATTCCGTTCATTCGATGGACtaaatatatctttaaatttaagtaGGCTTTTTAAAAGGCGCATTATTTTCTCCTAACAAATGTAACGTTAGAAAGGTGTCTATGACCTCCAATTTCAATGGTGGACAGCTGCCATAACTGCACAAACCCACAGGCTGCACGCACCCTGTTTCTTTACACCGCTAAACTAAACCACCTTTTCACTCAATGCCTTGTCATACTATGTTACTTGGCAGGGTGCCACTCAAACAACCTATAGATACGCCACCAAAACATTTTGAATGTTCTCAACTTatccataaatttttaaaaaagggtCAGTTAATTTAACAtgtgaattataatttttttacaattcgAAACACTGGATAATATTTCTTCAAAAAATATTGATGTAAATAAATACTGGTCTGTCGTTCACATCAGccattttttgataaatatctaatattttaaattataaaaatttaaaaattagtctTTGGtattgttaaaaatttaaaaattaagtctctgcttataatttaataaacaaaatattattaatatcattaattttatacttatttcataatcaaaattttattatctctattaaaatttaggaaaataaaagctaaattctaattttagtatttgtttGAGCAAAATCGAAGAgagcaaagaaaaagaaaaagaaagtatAAAAGCAATACAAACATTGTGGGTCGAGAAAACCTCTAATTAGTCAAGCTTTTGACAGATCCTTTAGAAGATCCTCTAATTCTAATAGTGTACCATATAATTTCAACAACCTCCTAATtacttcttcatcttcttttcaTCTTACCGACACCTACAAATTTTCTTCTCCCATTCTCTCCAACTCCGCTTTTAATTTCTTTCTTCACTGTTCAATTAAGTTGATCTCTCTGTTTCAGATTTCCATGGCTAATAATCACAGTCCAGGTTACTTTCAagatcattattatttttaatttttggaatcATCAACTGTTCATCTGCAAGATCGTTATTCTTTTTACGTGTTCTTGATTCTTGATTCTCGAACTTAATTATTTCTTGGGCTTGTTGTATTAGatcattatataattttaatattagtgATTTGGGTTCAAATCTTTTCttgaaaattttgtttattgGAATTTATTTATGTTTGGAGTGATGTGGTGAAAATTGGACTGTGCAGGTGATTATAAAGATGAGGTGTCGAATGGCAAAAATGGGTCTCATGATAAGAGGTGTAAAGTTGTATGCTTTGGAGAAATGTTGATTGATTTTGTGCCAACAGTTGGTGGAGTTTCACTGGCTGAAGCTCCTGCTTTCAAGAAGGCTCCTGGTGGTGCTCCTGCTAATGTGGCTGTTTGTGTTTCAAGATTAGGTGGCTCATCAGCTTTTATTGGCAAGGTACATTTGTATGAAATCTTCTTTTCCATAGAGAGCTTCCTTTTtgctttaatttgattttagattCGTCATAAAGTGATATTTTCTTGGATATATATGCAAGGGAAGGATTTTTCTAGTAACAAAACTACCTTTTGCCTGTGATAAAGAGTATTGAAATTTCAATAATTGAGAACATGCCAATGAAGCATTTAATTTTGTTCTTTAAGAAATGATTATTTTCTCAATGTGTTGTGAATCTGCCATTTGGTTATGTGATCGAAAAGCTCAATTTTCAGTAGGGTAGATGATCATTTAACCCGATTTCTTAATCATCACTGCCTGATCTAGAAGTGGCTAAATTAGTGTTTAAACAATTGTTTTTGGTCACTATTTTGAGCTATAGTGTTCTGCCTTTTGTTGCTTAGTCGGCGCTCTTCTTTACTGTAAGCAATTAACAATTTTGAAGTCCTTGATTCTTCGTTTTTCTTATTAGACAACGTTCTGTTGTCTGTCCTTTGTATTGCAGGTAGGGGATGATGATTTTGGTTATATGTTGGCTAAcatattaaaagaaaacaagGTTGATAATTCTGGTGTATGCTTTGAACCCAGAGCAAGGACTGCATTGGCATTTGTTACTCTTAGAGCTGACGGTGAACGTGAATTCTTATTTTTCCGTCATCCAAGTGCAGACATGCTTCTTAAAGAGTCAGAATTAAATATAAGTCTGCTAAAGCAGGTCTAAATTTCTCTACCTTGTTTTCGCAAAGAAATGTAGCATGCTatataaaattgcaaaaaattaaactcCTATTGGAAATTGTCTTGTTTTTTTCATTTCCAAAGCATGTTGATTGCAGGCGAAGATT is part of the Mercurialis annua linkage group LG3, ddMerAnnu1.2, whole genome shotgun sequence genome and encodes:
- the LOC126674156 gene encoding agamous-like MADS-box protein MADS3 isoform X1, with product MGRGKVVLERIENKINRQVTFSKRRNGLLKKAFELSLLCDAEVALIIFSSRGKLSEFGSDDSVAKTLERYRQYCYSSKNVNNNVEDETQNLLQEITRLKTESESLQRSQRHFLGEELGPLSVKELQKIEKKLDKTLSQARERKTQMLLEKLEELRQQENDLDEENKQLKNKLEEEKCLEATPVAGEPSKAAANKYTRVHPSEPTHFGQQPNLQMGYHPFIPAGNIAGGSEAAPEWLGWTSYS
- the LOC126674156 gene encoding agamous-like MADS-box protein MADS3 isoform X2, translated to MGRGKVVLERIENKINRQVTFSKRRNGLLKKAFELSLLCDAEVALIIFSSRGKLSEFGSDDVAKTLERYRQYCYSSKNVNNNVEDETQNLLQEITRLKTESESLQRSQRHFLGEELGPLSVKELQKIEKKLDKTLSQARERKTQMLLEKLEELRQQENDLDEENKQLKNKLEEEKCLEATPVAGEPSKAAANKYTRVHPSEPTHFGQQPNLQMGYHPFIPAGNIAGGSEAAPEWLGWTSYS